CGAGCAGGGCAAGTACGAGTCCGGCGACACCGCGGAGCTCGAGATGCTCGTGACCAGCATGGGCGCGGGCGACGAGCTCACCTCCGTCAGCGTCGACGGCAAGGACGCCACCATCTCCGAGAGCCGCGGCTCGTCCTCTTCCTCCTCGGGGTCCGCCGGCGCCTCGTCGTCGGCCTCCGCCTCGTCCTCGAGCGCTCCCGCGTCCGGCTCCGCCGGCGCCTCGTCCTCGTCCTCCGCCTCGTCCGGCTCCGCCTCGTCCGGCTCTGCCTCCTCCGGCTCCGCGTCCTCCGGGTCGTCGAGCGCCTCGATCAAGATCCCGGCCGACGGCAGCGCCTACTTCTCCAGCTCCGACAAGGGCGTGGCCACCATCGAGGTCACCATGCCGAAGCAGGTCTACCCGGCGACGCTGATCCCGGTGAAGCTCACCTTCAAGAACGCCGGCGAGCTGACCTTCGACGTGCCCGTCGCGACCTCCCTCGACGAGGTGCCCCGCGACAAGGACCAGAACTACTCGCCCAGCGAGGGTGCAGAGCACGGCTAGGCCGGCCGGGAAACCTGTCCGGCCCGTCGGGCAGAGTTGACCGCATGGCTGGAAAGACCAAGCAGAGCTACCGGTGCACCGAGTGCGGCAACGAGACGCTGCGCTGGGTGGGTCGCTGTCCGGAATGCCAGGCGTGGGGAACGGTCGAGGAGTCCGGTGGCGCCGTCGCGCTGCGCAAGGTGAGCGCGGGGCCGGTGACGTCCGCCGCCCGCCCGATCGCCCAGGTCGATCTCGACGCCGCGCGGGCCCGACCCACCGGCGTCGACGAGCTCGACCGGGTGCTCGGTGGTGGGCTGGTCCCCGGCTCGGTCGTACTGCTCGCCGGTGAGCCGGGTGTCGGCAAGTCGACCCTGCTGCTCGAGGTGGCCAGCCAGTTCGCCGCGGCCGACCGGACGGCGTTGATCGTCACCGGCGAGGAGTCGGCCTCGCAGGTCCGGCTGCGTGCCGAGCGCACCGGCTCGCTCGCCGAACGCCTCTACCTCGCCGCCGAGACCGACCTCTCCGCGCTGATCGGGCACGTCGACGCCGTCCAGCCGGGGCTTCTGGTGGTCGACTCGATCCAGACGCTCGCCTCCGCCGCCGTCGACGGCTCCGCGGGTGGCGTCACGCAGGTGCGGGCCGTCGCGGCCGCCGTCATCGCGCTCGCCAAGGAGCGCGGCATCGCCACCGTCATCGTCGGGCACGTCACCAAGGACGGCTCGATCGCCGGCCCGCGGCTGCTCGAGCACCTGGTCGACGTGGTGCTGCACTTCGAGGGCGACCGACACTCGACGCTGCGCATCGTCCGGGCGATCAAGAACCGGTTCGGTGCGTCCGACGAGGTCGGCTGCTTCGAGATGGTGGACGACGGCATCCGCGGGCTGCCCGACCCCTCGGGCCTGTTCATCAGCGACCGCAAGGAGGCGGTGGCCGGCACCTGCATCACCATCACCGTCGAGGGCCGGCGTCCGATACCGGCCGAGATCCAGGCGCTCGCGACCAAGAGCCCGCTCGCGTCACCACGCCGCTCCGTCAGCGGGCTGGACGGCGCCCGGGTCGCGATGGGGCTGGCGGTGCTGGCCAAGAACGGCGTGAGCTTCTCCGACCACGATGTATTCGCCGCGACCGTCGGTGGCATGAAGATCACCGAGCCCGCCGTCGACCTTGCCGTCGCCCTCGCGCTCGCCTCGGCGTCGGCGAACAAGCCGCTGCCCAAGGCGTTCGCGGCGATCGGGGAGGTGAGCCTCGCCGGTGACATCCGCCGCGTGACCGGCATGGCACGGCGGCTCGCCGAGGCGGCGCGCATGGGGTTCACGACGGTCGTCGTCCCGCCGGATCCCGGCAAGGTCCCGCCGGGTCTGCAGATCGTCGAGGCGCACAACCTGCTCGAAGCACTTCTGGCGGTCGGTCTTCCCCCGGACCGGACGGGGGTCGATACGATGAACCGGCCACCAGCATCCGTCACGCCCTTGCAGCGCCCGTAGCGATAGGACCCAATGCTCCGCTCGATCCTCGCCACCATGGCGCCCGGCACCGCACTGCGCGAAGGCCTCGACCGCATCCTCCGCGGGCGCACCGGCGGGCTGATCGTGATCGGCTGGAACCGCTCGGTCGAGGCGCTGTGCACCGGCGGCTTCCCCATCGACGTCGAGTTCTCGGCGACCGGGCTCCGTGAGCTGTGCAAGATGGACGGCGCGGTCGTGCTCAATGCGGACGGCACGCGCATCATGCGGGCCGGGGTGCATCTGATGCCGGACGCGGCCGTGCACACCGACGAGTCCGGGACGCGGCACCGCACCGCGCAGCGCGTCGCCAACCAGACCGGGTTCCCGGTGATCGCCGTCAGCCAGTCGATGAACGCGATCACCCTGTACATCCGCGACGACCGCCACCAGCTCGAGCACCCGACGACCCTGCAGGACCGCGCCAACCAGGCGCTGGCCACGCTCGAGAAGTACAAGTTCCGCCTCGACGAGGTCGCGGGCACGCTCTCCGCTCTCGAGATCGAGGACCTGGTGACGGTGCGCGACGTGGTCGCCGTCAGCCAGCGCCTGGAGATGGTCACCCGCATCTCCCAGGAGATCGCCGGTTACGTCAGCGAGCTCGGGACCGACGGCCGCCTGTCGGCGCTGCAGCTCGAGGAGCTCATGGCCGGCGTGATCGACGAGCGGGCGCTGATCGTTCGTGACTACCTTTCCAACGGCCGGCGCACCCGCAGCGCCGAGAGCGTGCTCGAGCAGCTCGAGCAGATCCCGTCGGCCGAGCTCATCGACCTGTCGGCGATCAGCACCGTGCTGGGCTTCTCCAGCAGCCCGGACGCGCTCGACGAGGCAGTGAGCCCGCGCGGCTACCGCCTGCTCGCCCGGGTCCCGCGGCTGCCGGCCGCCGTCATCGACCGGCTGGTCGATCACTTCGGGTCCCTGCAGCGGCTGCTCGCCGCCTCCAGCGACGACCTCATCGAGGTCGAAGGCGTCGGCGAGATGCGGGCGCGCGGGATCCGCGAGAGCCTGTCGCGGCTCGCCGAGACCACCATCCTCGAGCGTCACCTGTAGGGCCGCCCGTCCGAGGTGCCGGGCGGCGTCCGGGTCAGTGCAGCAATGCGTCGCGGCCCTGCAGGATGTGCTCGGCCATCAGGTTCCCGGCGCGCCGGTCCTCCCCGGTCGCGATCGCCTCGACGATCATGCGGTGGAACTGCGCAGAACGGCGCCGCTCGTCGAGGTCGTACCTGCGGAATGCGGCGAAGACCAGGGGCGCGTCGACCGCCTGGCCGAGCAGCTGCGCGAGCCTCGGATGCCGGGCCGCCTCGACGATCCGCCCGTGCAGCTTCTTGTTGGCCGCGTTCACCAGCCGGATCGACTCGGTGGTCGCATCGCTCGACTCGACGACCTGCTCGAATTCCGCCGCGTCCGCGCGCAGCAGCTCCACGAGCTCCGGCGTCGCGCGTTGCGCCGCGAGCTCGGTGGCATAGGCCTCGAGCCGGCAGCGCATCTCGTAGAAGTCGTGGATCTCCTCCTCGGAGACCGGCCGCACTATGGCGCCCCGGTTCGTCTTGCTCTCGACCAGCCCCTCGGCCTGCAACCGGCGCAGCGCTTCGCGGATCGGCGTCCGCGACAGGCTCAGCTCTGCGGCCAGCCGCTGCTCGATGAGGCGCTCCGAGGGCGGGATGCGTCCTTCGACGATCGCGTCGCGGATCCGGTCGTACGCGTCACGCGCCTGGTTCATGTGCCCTCTGCGGAATCAGGAGGTCGCCGCCCCGATGTCGACGGCCGAACTGCCCTCCGGGGCGTCGATCTCGACGATCGGCTCCTCCCGGTCATCGTACTCAAGCCGAAGCGCACGGCTGATCACCGCGTGCATGTCATACATGGCCGTGATGTAGGTGAGCTCGAAGATCTCGACGTCGCTCAGGAATCCCTTCAGGGCGGTGAAGACGCCGTCGGCGATGCGGCCACCGCTGCCGACCAGCCCATCGGTGTAGGCCAGGACGGCGCGCTCCTCGGGGGTGAACTCGTCGGAGGTCTGCCACGAGGGAATCGCGGCGATCTTCGCTTCGCTCATCCCGAGGCTGCGGCACGACTTGCAGTGCTGGGAGAACACGAACTGGCTGCCACGCAGCCAGCCGGCGCGCGTCTGGCCGAGCTCGCGCAGGATCGGCGAGAGCTTGCGATCCGGATTCGCGTAGAGCCGGAACCCGAGGACCGCATGCTCGAGCACGTCGGGGGCGAGGGCGAAGACCGTCCACCAGTTCCCCGGCGTGCCGGTCGCCGTGCCGGGGGTGTCGACGGGGTCGACTCCGTCTCCGAAGAGCCGGTCGTACATGCGGTGGACGATGGGGGCGGCGGTGTCGGTACGTCGAACCTGGCTCAGGCGGGGCATCGTGGCCTCTTCTCTCGTTGCGGGCTTGTCGGTGTGGTTACGGGGTTCGGAATTCGGTCTCGAGATCTCTCATCCGGTCGAGCCCGAGAAGCTCGGTGACGCCGTCGAAGGTCGCCATGACGCTCGCGGAACCGGCCGTCGACCGGGTCGCGCGTAGCCCGGCGAGCATCGAGCGCACGCCGTGCATGGCAGTCAGCAGCGTGCTGATCGGGAAGATGACGACGTTGTAGCCGAGCCGCCGTACGAGGTCGACGCTCAGCACCTCGGTCTGGCCGCCCTCGACCCAGTTGAACAGCAGCGGGTAGCCGGCGAGGCGGGTCGCGACGAGCTCGATGTCGGCCTCGGTACGGGGCGCCTCGACGAACAGCACATCGGCGCCGGCGTCCGCGAAGGCCTTGGCGCGGTCGATGGCATCGTCGACCCCGTTCACCGCCAAGGCGTCGGTGCGCGCGACGACGAGCAGGTCGGGATCGGTACGCGCGGCGGCGGCGGCGCGGATCTTGGCGACCGCGTCGCTCCGGTCGATGACCGCCTTGCCGGCCATGTGGCCGCAGCGCTTCGGATACACCTGGTCCTCGAGCTGGATGCCGGCGACGCCCGCCTGCTCGTAGTCCTTGACCGTGCGGACGACATTGATCTCGTTGCCGAACCCGGTGTCGGCGTCCGCGATCACCGGCTGGGACGTCGCCTGGCAGATCCGACGCACAGCATCGAGCATCTCGGTGCCGGTCACCAGACCCACGTCCGGTCTCCCGAGCAGGCTGGCCGAGACACCGAACCCCGATACGTAGCAGCCGTCGAAGCCGGCCTCCTCGACGAGGCGCGCGCTCATCGCGTCGTACGCCCCGGGGAGGATGACGGTGCCGCCCTGCACCTGCGCACGGAAGTCCGCGCGGCTGGGCGGCCGGCGATTGAGGAAGTCAGACATCGGAGCTCCGTGGTGTCGCGGGAGGATCGGACGCAAGAACGGTATCGCTCCCGATCCTCGCCATGAGTGGCTTTGCGGCGATGAAGGCGAGCCCTGCCACTGGTCCGGCGATTGTGGCAGCCCAGCGGAGCCACGCCGCCGGGTCCAGGCCGATCAGCTGGTCGAGCGCGAACCGGCCGGGTCCTGCGAGAGCCACGCAGGCGGCGACGGCCGCCAGCAGTGCGGGCAGCTCGATACCGTTCTTCGAGCCCCACAGACCGTTCTTCCAGTGCACCGACGCGGCAACCACCAGCGTGCCCGCGAGCGCAGCCGCCGCGAACGGTGTGATCAGGCCGAGCACGAGCAGCGCCCCAGCAACGAGCTCGAGAGCGATGGCGACGGCGACATTGGTGCGGGCCGGCCGGAATCCGACGCGATCGAAGATCGCGACCGTCCTGTCGAAGCCCTCACCGCTGAACGCTCCGGTGAGCTTCTGCATCGCATGGCCCGCCATGAGCAGGCCGAGGACCACTCGAAGAAGTAGCAGCGCCGTGTCGAGTGTGTACGCCACCCGCGCTAGTCCTTGATCGCGACGCCGCGCTGAGTCGGCGCGTCGTAGGACGGTTGCTCGACGTTCGACACGTTCGTGCCGTACGCCGACGCCAGGTGCAGCAGGCAGATCGGAACGATCTGGGTCTGGTGGTCGAGCATGCTCTGGGCGACCTTCTCGTACAACGGCTTCCGCTCAGCGGGGTCGACCGGGCCGGCCGCCTGCTTCGCCAGATCGATGGTCTCCTGGGAGGCCGCCTGCCCGATGTTGAAGGGATGGCCCGGCATGAAGTAGGCCATGGCGCCGTTCGGATCGGGGGTGCCGACGTACGGCAGCGCCGCCGCCTCGACGGTCTGGTCTACGGCGAACTCCTGGCGCAGCTGTGCAGAGGGAACCGGTTTCACGCTCGCTGCGATCCCGACCTCGGCGAGCTGCGCCTGCACGACCTCGGCCAGCTGGGTGAACATGGTGATGTTCGGTGCGAGCAACGAGATCTCGACCCCGGCGGTCGCGCCGGCCTCGGCCAGCAGCGCCTTTGCCTTCTTCGGGTCGTGTGGGTAGGTCTGCAGGCCGTCGCCTACCTTATCGCTGTAGCCGACAGAGGTCCGCGGAACGGCCTGGATGCTGGGCGTACAGTGGCCGTCGAACAAGCCCTGGGAGATCTTCTCGCGGTCCAGGGCGTACTGGATCGCCAGCCGGGCCTTCTCGTCGTCGAACGGGGCCTTCGCCGCGTTCACCGCCAGGTAGAGGAAGTTGTTCGCCTCGCTGGCGACGACCTTGTAACCCTTCGCGACGGCTTGGTCCACCTGGCCCGGCTGCAGGTAGATGCCGTCCAGCTCGCCGCTCTGCAACGCGTTGTACCGAGTCTGGTCGTCGATCATCACGCGATAGGTCATCGTGGCGACGTTCTGCGCACCGGAGTCCCAGTAGCCAACAGACTTCGCGAACTCGGCGCGTTCGCCGGGCACGAACTCGGTCAACGTGTATGAACCGATACCGACCGGTCCTTGATCGAGCGCTCCCGACTGGGCCGCGGTGGGCGAGACGATGATTCCGGAGCGCA
The sequence above is drawn from the Cumulibacter manganitolerans genome and encodes:
- the radA gene encoding DNA repair protein RadA, giving the protein MAGKTKQSYRCTECGNETLRWVGRCPECQAWGTVEESGGAVALRKVSAGPVTSAARPIAQVDLDAARARPTGVDELDRVLGGGLVPGSVVLLAGEPGVGKSTLLLEVASQFAAADRTALIVTGEESASQVRLRAERTGSLAERLYLAAETDLSALIGHVDAVQPGLLVVDSIQTLASAAVDGSAGGVTQVRAVAAAVIALAKERGIATVIVGHVTKDGSIAGPRLLEHLVDVVLHFEGDRHSTLRIVRAIKNRFGASDEVGCFEMVDDGIRGLPDPSGLFISDRKEAVAGTCITITVEGRRPIPAEIQALATKSPLASPRRSVSGLDGARVAMGLAVLAKNGVSFSDHDVFAATVGGMKITEPAVDLAVALALASASANKPLPKAFAAIGEVSLAGDIRRVTGMARRLAEAARMGFTTVVVPPDPGKVPPGLQIVEAHNLLEALLAVGLPPDRTGVDTMNRPPASVTPLQRP
- the disA gene encoding DNA integrity scanning diadenylate cyclase DisA, producing the protein MLRSILATMAPGTALREGLDRILRGRTGGLIVIGWNRSVEALCTGGFPIDVEFSATGLRELCKMDGAVVLNADGTRIMRAGVHLMPDAAVHTDESGTRHRTAQRVANQTGFPVIAVSQSMNAITLYIRDDRHQLEHPTTLQDRANQALATLEKYKFRLDEVAGTLSALEIEDLVTVRDVVAVSQRLEMVTRISQEIAGYVSELGTDGRLSALQLEELMAGVIDERALIVRDYLSNGRRTRSAESVLEQLEQIPSAELIDLSAISTVLGFSSSPDALDEAVSPRGYRLLARVPRLPAAVIDRLVDHFGSLQRLLAASSDDLIEVEGVGEMRARGIRESLSRLAETTILERHL
- a CDS encoding GntR family transcriptional regulator, whose protein sequence is MNQARDAYDRIRDAIVEGRIPPSERLIEQRLAAELSLSRTPIREALRRLQAEGLVESKTNRGAIVRPVSEEEIHDFYEMRCRLEAYATELAAQRATPELVELLRADAAEFEQVVESSDATTESIRLVNAANKKLHGRIVEAARHPRLAQLLGQAVDAPLVFAAFRRYDLDERRRSAQFHRMIVEAIATGEDRRAGNLMAEHILQGRDALLH
- a CDS encoding carboxymuconolactone decarboxylase family protein; the encoded protein is MPRLSQVRRTDTAAPIVHRMYDRLFGDGVDPVDTPGTATGTPGNWWTVFALAPDVLEHAVLGFRLYANPDRKLSPILRELGQTRAGWLRGSQFVFSQHCKSCRSLGMSEAKIAAIPSWQTSDEFTPEERAVLAYTDGLVGSGGRIADGVFTALKGFLSDVEIFELTYITAMYDMHAVISRALRLEYDDREEPIVEIDAPEGSSAVDIGAATS
- a CDS encoding isocitrate lyase/PEP mutase family protein yields the protein MSDFLNRRPPSRADFRAQVQGGTVILPGAYDAMSARLVEEAGFDGCYVSGFGVSASLLGRPDVGLVTGTEMLDAVRRICQATSQPVIADADTGFGNEINVVRTVKDYEQAGVAGIQLEDQVYPKRCGHMAGKAVIDRSDAVAKIRAAAAARTDPDLLVVARTDALAVNGVDDAIDRAKAFADAGADVLFVEAPRTEADIELVATRLAGYPLLFNWVEGGQTEVLSVDLVRRLGYNVVIFPISTLLTAMHGVRSMLAGLRATRSTAGSASVMATFDGVTELLGLDRMRDLETEFRTP
- a CDS encoding DoxX family protein is translated as MAYTLDTALLLLRVVLGLLMAGHAMQKLTGAFSGEGFDRTVAIFDRVGFRPARTNVAVAIALELVAGALLVLGLITPFAAAALAGTLVVAASVHWKNGLWGSKNGIELPALLAAVAACVALAGPGRFALDQLIGLDPAAWLRWAATIAGPVAGLAFIAAKPLMARIGSDTVLASDPPATPRSSDV
- a CDS encoding ABC transporter substrate-binding protein, whose product is MKSRIGAGVAGLSLALLISACGNAPIPREDTATGSLPTAFKLEQGFDKNAHFRWATIAFPASWDPVKSLSGGDLPVFRPVYDRLFDLDQKAQLQPMLATDWTVADDNLSVTLSLREGLTFADGTPFDAEAVKFNLERNAAKGSLLAAESAAFASAEVIDSKTIKINVSGGLGAYLTALGVRSGIIVSPTAAQSGALDQGPVGIGSYTLTEFVPGERAEFAKSVGYWDSGAQNVATMTYRVMIDDQTRYNALQSGELDGIYLQPGQVDQAVAKGYKVVASEANNFLYLAVNAAKAPFDDEKARLAIQYALDREKISQGLFDGHCTPSIQAVPRTSVGYSDKVGDGLQTYPHDPKKAKALLAEAGATAGVEISLLAPNITMFTQLAEVVQAQLAEVGIAASVKPVPSAQLRQEFAVDQTVEAAALPYVGTPDPNGAMAYFMPGHPFNIGQAASQETIDLAKQAAGPVDPAERKPLYEKVAQSMLDHQTQIVPICLLHLASAYGTNVSNVEQPSYDAPTQRGVAIKD